A genomic segment from Oncorhynchus keta strain PuntledgeMale-10-30-2019 chromosome 9, Oket_V2, whole genome shotgun sequence encodes:
- the LOC118387649 gene encoding translation initiation factor IF-2-like, giving the protein MGKLCELAFVSLALLALLHTDSTWAKRSVSSSSSKKSSSNNKGSEKKTSKTSNTQTGSYPRQPQSPNRNPNSYPAGGSYPGRGTNQNQNPAGGYPAAGGYPAAGGYPAAGGYPAAGGYPAAGGYPNQQYPVRANPGGNPNQNPAAGGYPAAGGYPAAGGYPNQQYPGRANPGGYPNQNPVAGGYPAAGGYPNQQYPGRANPGSYPNQIPAAGGYPAAGGYPNQNPGRGGVNLGYPAGGYPVRGGNTGWGQAGGYPGRGMGGGYQPNWNPNNKILSPRYGYGGGHGGMGGGSPFSRSVQNMGHYPSTQSKGFAKKALMAAGVGAVAGMAVGYGLGRFPRPHFNFRNPQEEQSYNNYMYSKYGERSTDENDYGRDYTYKVPPRAGSYDSFMDTCMKRNDLLQDQGSDSQATPNNQRNNPQEANSQSLPITPEVGNSSPASNQEGTDTVKPLTPASVEIAGEDTGKEEDDSLTVSIEEIGYAALVEQLKNRKCVELYMNYSERFLEKQTAERSSDSNNNNNNKYENSRSNLLSQGLVQLITTFLMVLSSTLLLQ; this is encoded by the coding sequence ATGGGGAAGCTATGTGAGCTGGCCTTTGTGTCTCTGGCCCTCCTAGCTCTACTTCATACTGACTCTACATGGGCCAAGAGAAGtgtcagcagtagcagcagcaaaaAGTCTTCATCCAACAACAAGGGTTCAGAAAAAAAGACATCAAAAACATCAAACACGCAGACAGGAAGCTACCCCAGACAACCACAGAGCCCCAACAGGAACCCCAACTCATACCCAGCAGGAGGTAGTTATCCAGGGAGAGGTACCAATCAGAACCAGAACCCAGCCGGTGGATACCCTGCTGCAGGTGGATACCCTGCTGCAGGTGGCTATCCTGCTGCAGGCGGCTATCCTGCTGCAGGTGGCTATCCTGCTGCAGGTGGCTACCCCAACCAGCAGTATCCAGTCAGAGCCAATCCTGGGGGAAATCCAAACCAGAACCCTGCAGCTGGAGGTTACCCAGCTGCTGGTGGCTATCCTGCAGCAGGTGGCTATCCCAACCAGCAGTATCCAGGCAGAGCCAATCCTGGGGGATATCCAAACCAGAACCCTGTAGCTGGAGGATACCCAGCTGCTGGTGGCTATCCCAACCAGCAGTATCCAGGCCGGGCAAATCCTGGGAGTTATCCAAACCAGATTCCAGCAGCGGGTGGTTACCCTGCAGCAGGAGGCTACCCCAACCAgaacccagggagaggaggagtcaATCTGGGATACCCAGCTGGAGGTTACCCAGTAAGAGGGGGAAATACTGGCTGGGGGCAGGCAGGGGGCTACCCTGgtagagggatgggaggaggttaCCAACCCAACTGGAACCCAAACAATAAGATCCTCAGTCCTCGCTATGGTTATGGAGGTGGGCATGGGGGTATGGGAGGTGGCTCTCCATTCTCACGCTCAGTTCAGAATATGGGGCACTACCCATCTACTCAGTCCAAGGGCTTTGCTAAGAAGGCTCTTATGGCCGCAGGGGTTGGGGCCGTGGCAGGTATGGCAGTAGGCTATGGCCTTGGGCGTTTCCCCCGCCCACATTTCAACTTCCGCAACCCTCAGGAGGAGCAGTCCTACAACAACTACATGTACAGCAAATACGGTGAACGCTCCACAGATGAAAACGACTATGGCCGGGACTATACCTACAAAGTACCACCGCGGGCAGGGTCCTACGACAGCTTCATGGATACCTGCATGAAGAGGAACGACCTTCTGCAGGATCAGGGCAGCGACTCCCAGGCCACACCTAACAACCAGAGGAACAACCCCCAGGAAGCCAACAGCCAGAGCCTGCCCATCACTCCTGAGGTGGGGAACAGCAGTCCAGCTAGCAACCAGGAGGGAACAGACACAGTGAAGCCCCTCACCCCAGCCTCTGTGGAGATAGCTGGAGAGGATACGGGTAAGGAGGAGGATGACAGCCTCACAGTGAGCATTGAGGAGATTGGCTACGCTGCATTGGTGGAGCAGCTGAAGAACCGTAAGTGTGTGGAGCTGTACATGAACTACTCTGAGCGTTTCCTGGAGAAGCAGACAGCTGAACGTAGCAgcgacagcaacaacaacaacaacaacaagtatGAGAACAGTCGCAGTAACCTCCTTAGCCAGGGGCTGGTACAGCTGATAACCACCTTCCTCATGGTCCTGAGCAGCACTCTCCTGCTGCAGTAA